A section of the Hevea brasiliensis isolate MT/VB/25A 57/8 chromosome 17, ASM3005281v1, whole genome shotgun sequence genome encodes:
- the LOC110639225 gene encoding AP2-like ethylene-responsive transcription factor PLT2 has product MNSNNWLSFPLSPTHSSLPNHLHAPHPQQFSLGLVTENLDNPFQTQEWSLINTQGGSEVPKVADFLGVTKSENQSDLVAFNEIQANVSDYMFPGNSLVPVQNTVLAASGNYEFPENANNLQSLTLSMGGASGKVSSTCETSGDTSTNTVEAATPRRTLDTFGQRTSIFRGVTRHRWTGRYEAHLWDNSCRREGQSRKGRQGGYDKEEKAARAYDLAALKYWGTSTTTNFPISNYEKELEEMKHMTRQEFVASIRRKSSGFSRGASMYRGVTRHHQHGRWQARIGRVAGNKDLYLGTFSTEEEAAEAYDIAAIKFRGLNAVTNFDMNRYDVKSILESNTLPIGGGAAKRLKEAQAIESSRKREEMIALGSGFQYGSSSSSRLQAYSLTQAPFEQPQPLLTLQNQDISQYAQDASFHQNFLQTQLHLHQQSAGTNYLQQSSQNPQFYNSYIQNNPALLHGLFNMGSSSSIMENNGSSSGSYSGGYLGNGLGIASNSSGSNVVGSAEEVAFVKVDYDMPSASYGSWSGDSVQGSNPGLFTMWND; this is encoded by the exons atgaattcaaacaacTGGCTTTCTTTTCCCCTTTCTCCCACTCATTCTTCTTTGCCAAACCATTTACATGCCCCTCACCCTCAACAGTTTTCTCTAGGGTTAGTCACGGAAAACTTGGACAACCCATTCCAAACCCAAG AGTGGAGTCTCATCAACACCCAAGGCGGCAGTGAAGTTCCAAAAGTTGCAGACTTTCTTGGTGTGACCAAATCCGAGAATCAATCAGATCTTGTGGCCTTCAATGAAATTCAGGCTAATGTTTCTGACTACATGTTTCCTGGCAATAGCTTGGTGCCGGTGCAAAACACTGTACTAGCCGCCTCTGGCAACTATGAGTTTCCGGAAAATGCCAATAATTTACAGTCATTAACATTGTCTATGGGTGGTGCTAGTGGCAAGGTTTCTTCTACCTGTGAAACCAGCGGCGATACTAGTACTAACACCGTTGAGGCCGCCACCCCAAGGAGGACCTTAGATACATTTGGACAGAGAACTTCCATCTTTCGTGGTGTAACAAG ACATCGGTGGACAGGAAGGTATGAAGCTCATCTGTGGGACAATAGCTGTAGAAGGGAAGGCCAGTCTAGGAAAGGACGACAAG GGGGTTATGACAAAGAAGAAAAAGCTGCAAGGGCTTACGATCTGGCAGCTCTTAAGTATTGGGGAACATCTACCACCACCAATTTCCCA ATCAGCAACTATGAGAAGGAATTAGAGGAGATGAAGCATATGACCAGACAAGAGTTTGTGGCATCCATTAGAAG gaaaagtagtggcttctcTAGGGGTGCATCCATGTATCGAGGAGTTACAAG GCATCATCAACATGGAAGATGGCAAGCGAGGATTGGTAGAGTTGCAGGAAACAAGGATCTTTACCTTGGAACTTTTA GTACTGAGGAGGAGGCTGCAGAAGCTTATGATATAGCCGCAATAAAGTTCAGAGGGTTGAATGCAGTGACCAACTTCGACATGAATCGATATGATGTTAAGAGCATTCTTGAAAGCAATACTTTACCGATTGGGGGAGGAGCGGCCAAGAGGTTGAAGGAGGCTCAAGCAATTGAATCATcaagaaaaagagaggaaatgatcGCTCTAGGCTCAGGTTTTCAATATggaagctcaagctcaagcaggCTACAAGCTTACTCTTTAACGCAAGCACCTTTTGAGCAGCCCCAACCATTACTAACCCTTCAAAACCAAGACATTTCCCAGTACGCCCAAGATGCTTCGTTTCACCAAAATTTCCTTCAGACACAGCTTCACTTGCACCAGCAATCAGCTGGGACTAATTACTTGCAACAATCAAGCCAAAACCCTCAGTTTTACAACAGCTATATACAAAACAATCCAGCTTTGCTTCATGGGCTATTCAAcatgggctcttcatcatctaTTATGGAGAACAATGGAagttctagtgggagttatagcGGTGGATATCTGGGAAATGGACTGGGTATTGCTTCAAATTCTTCAGGGTCTAATGTAGTGGGATCTGCTGAGGAAGTCGCTTTTGTTAAGGTGGATTATGATATGCCTTCAGCTAGCTACGGCAGCTGGTCTGGAGACTCAGTTCAGGGGTCAAATCCAGGGCTTTTCACAATGTGGAatgattaa
- the LOC110639245 gene encoding serine/threonine-protein kinase UCN-like, which yields MDTPPPEQLQRSSSTQLDFDNLRAIKVLGKGAMGTVFLVHHRTADPFARNPYALKVVEKSTLHTKFEADRRARWEIQVLTKLSGRNSHPFLPHLISSLETPDFLAWAVPFCSGGDLNVLRYRQNERVFSPAVVRFYLAEIVCALEHLHEMGIVYRDLKPENILVQQSGHVTLTDFDLSRSLTKRTVKTVFPSTDLQHFDQPANAESMSLSLDLQNRHCHRYHIPHRRNLTRWLPILPIKDKTGLKKAKSARVSPVSRRKLSFSNGERSNSFVGTEEYVSPEVVRGDGHEFTVDWWALGILTYEMSYGTTPFKGHNRKETFRNILSKTPEFVGKRNELTELIERLLEKDPTKRLGYQRGACEIKEHVFFRGVRWDLLTEVLRPPFIPAREDTNLTETAVTAEGVDIRDYFQNLKSPPSPPPSPSFECHIKMSLTEF from the coding sequence ATGGACACACCGCCACCAGAACAGCTGCAACGATCATCATCCACTCAGTTGGACTTCGACAACCTTAGAGCCATCAAAGTCCTAGGCAAAGGAGCTATGGGCACGGTGTTTCTAGTTCACCACAGAACAGCTGACCCTTTTGCTCGAAACCCCTACGCCCTCAAAGTCGTCGAGAAATCCACCCTCCATACAAAATTCGAAGCCGACCGCCGTGCCCGGTGGGAGATCCAGGTCCTCACCAAACTCTCCGGCCGGAACAGTCACCCTTTTCTCCCTCATCTCATATCGTCCTTGGAGACTCCAGACTTCCTAGCTTGGGCCGTCCCTTTCTGCTCCGGTGGTGATCTCAATGTGCTGCGATACCGCCAAAACGAGCGCGTTTTCTCCCCGGCCGTCGTGCGGTTTTATTTGGCCGAGATAGTTTGCGCTTTAGAACATCTCCACGAGATGGGGATTGTGTACCGGGACCTGAAGCCTGAAAACATTCTAGTACAACAGTCTGGTCACGTTACTCTCACGGACTTCGACCTTTCTCGTAGTTTAACGAAACGGACCGTTAAAACCGTTTTTCCTTCGACTGATCTTCAACATTTTGATCAACCTGCAAACGCTGAATCTATGTCTCTGTCTCTTGATTTGCAAAACAGACACTGCCACCGCTACCATATCCCCCACCGAAGAAATTTAACCCGGTGGCTGCCTATACTTCCCATTAAAGATAAAACCGGCTTAAAAAAGGCCAAGTCAGCCCGAGTTAGCCCTGTGAGTCGGCGAAAACTCAGTTTCAGCAATGGAGAACGATCCAATTCGTTTGTGGGTACCGAGGAATACGTGTCGCCGGAGGTTGTACGGGGGGATGGACACGAGTTCACAGTGGATTGGTGGGCGTTGGGGATTCTAACGTACGAAATGTCATATGGCACGACACCATTTAAAGGGCATAACCGAAAGGAAACGTTTCGAAACATTTTATCGAAGACGCCAGAGTTCGTCGGGAAACGAAACGAGTTAACTGAACTGATCGAACGGTTGCTAGAGAAGGATCCAACGAAGAGGCTGGGTTACCAACGTGGTGCGTGCGAGATCAAGGAGCACGTGTTCTTCAGAGGGGTAAGGTGGGACTTACTTACGGAGGTATTAAGGCCACCATTTATTCCCGCCAGAGAGGACACTAATCTAACGGAAACAGCAGTAACGGCTGAAGGAGTGGATATTAGGGACTACTTCCAGAATTTGAAGTCGCCGCCGTCACCTCCTCCATCGCCATCATTCGAGTGCCATATAAAGATGTCGCTAACGGAGTTCTAG
- the LOC110639219 gene encoding zinc finger A20 and AN1 domain-containing stress-associated protein 8 has translation MDHDETGCQAPPERPILCINNCGFFGSAATMNMCSKCHKDMLLKQEQAKLAASSAGNFVNGSSSNSVEQPVVVDTIDVQVNKVESNSISVQLSCASGLGESVEAKPKEGPSRCSTCKKRVGLTGFKCRCGNFFCASHRYSDKHNCPFDYRNAAREAIAKANPIVKAEKLDKI, from the coding sequence ATGGACCATGATGAGACAGGATGTCAAGCTCCTCCTGAACGCCCAATTTTGTGTATTAACAATTGTGGCTTCTTTGGAAGTGCAGCCACGATGAACATGTGTTCCAAATGCCATAAAGATATGCTGTTGAAACAGGAGCAGGCTAAGCTCGCTGCATCATCTGCTGGAAATTTTGTTAATGGATCATCAAGCAACAGTGTGGAACAACCTGTTGTTGTTGACACTATTGACGTTCAAGTCAACAAAGTGGAGTCAAATAGCATCTCTGTGCAGCTGTCCTGTGCTTCAGGGCTGGGGGAGAGTGTTGAGGCAAAGCCAAAGGAAGGTCCAAGCCGGTGCAGCACTTGCAAGAAACGGGTTGGTTTAACAGGGTTCAAGTGTCGATGTGGCAACTTTTTCTGTGCATCTCATCGCTACTCGGACAAACACAACTGCCCATTTGATTATCGCAATGCGGCACGTGAGGCTATAGCAAAAGCCAACCCCATTGTCAAGGCTGAGAAGCTTGATAAGATCTAG